In one Ochotona princeps isolate mOchPri1 chromosome 16, mOchPri1.hap1, whole genome shotgun sequence genomic region, the following are encoded:
- the MATCAP1 gene encoding microtubule-associated tyrosine carboxypeptidase 1 encodes MVLDSGAQEYEQAPTSPPTSPSSPQPRLKPPERDGPSLYPWPQTLALPLALAVPSGLQQPQSKRQPFSKLHLSSRSHMCRSESTHSVNSAGRHGRGSQGQAPTRQGRDSGWGTLRPAASLPHIAKIRRDMGSGASKSPCMLVALRPTNMDRERDKFFQSHYTYNPQFEYQEPMPTAVLEKYCEASGQFIHQAVGIIEAVLEKFGTYEHFEAATGGQLLTKCQIWSIVRKYMQKEGCVGEVVVQLSEDLLSQAVMMVENSRPTLAINLTGARQHWLEGMLRHEIGTHYLRGVNNARQPWHNAEGRQRYRLRPANPTEEGLASLHSVLFRKQPFLWRAALLYYTIHRAAHMSFRQLFQDLALYVQDADVRWEYCVRAKRGQTDTSKPGCFSKDQVYLDGIVRILRHRQTIDFPLLTSLGKVSYEDVDHLRPHGVLDNTRVPHFMQDLARYRQQLEHIMATNRLDEAELGRLLPD; translated from the exons ATGGTGCTGGACTCAGGGGCTCAGGAGTATGAGCAGGCCCCCACCAGCCCCCCAACGAGCCCCTCATCTCCACAGCCTAGGTTGAAGCCCCCTGAGAGAGATGGGCCATCCCTGTACCCCTGGCCTCAGACCCTGGCCTTGCCCCTTGCCCTTGCCGTCCCCTCAGGACTCCAGCAGCCCCAGTCCAAGCGGCAGCCCTTCTCCAAACTGCACTTGAGTTCCCGGAGCCACATGTGTCGTAGCGAAAGCACCCACTCTGTAAACAGTGCAGGCCGCCATGGCCGCGGCTCCCAGGGCCAGGCCCCAACCCGACAGGGACGGGACTCCGGTTGGGGTACCCTGAGGCCTGCCGCTTCCTTGCCTCACATTGCTAAGATTCGAAGAGACATGGGCAGCGGTGCCAGCAAGAGTCCTTGCATGTTAGTGGCCCTACGACCCACCAACATGGACCGTGAGCGGGACAAGTTCTTCCAGTCTCATTACACCTATAACCCACAGTTTGAGTATCAGGAACCCATGCCCACGGCTGTGCTAGAGAAATACTGTGAAGCTTCAGGACAGTTCATCCATCAG GCAGTTGGCATCATCGAGGCTGTCCTGGAGAAGTTTGGCACCTATGAGCACTTTGAGGCGGCCACAGGGGGTCAGCTGCTGACTAAGTGCCAGATCTGGTCCATTGTGCGCAAATATATGCAGAAAGAGGGCTGCGTAGGGGAG GTTGTGGTACAGCTGAGCGAGGACCTGCTGTCCCAGGCAGTGATGATGGTGGAGAACAGTCGGCCCACATTGGCCATCAACCTGACTGGAGCCCGCCAGCACTGGCTGGAGGGCATGCTGCGCCATGAAATAG GTACCCACTACCTGAGGGGCGTGAACAATGCGCGGCAGCCGTGGCACAACGCCGAGGGCCGGCAGCGGTACAGGCTGCGGCCGGCCAACCCCACCGAGGAGGGCTTGGCCAGCCTGCACAGCGTGCTGTTCCGCAAGCAGCCCTTCCTGTGGCGCGCGGCGCTGCTCTACTACACCATCCATCGCGCTGCGCACATGTCCTTCCGCCAGCTCTTCCAGGACCTGGCGCTCTACGTGCAGGACGCCGACGTGCGCTGGGAGTACTGCGTGCGCGCCAAACGCGGCCAGACCGACACCTCCAAGCCGG GCTGCTTCAGCAAGGACCAGGTGTACCTGGACGGTATCGTGCGCATCCTGCGGCACCGACAGACCATCGACTTTCCACTGCTGACCTCGCTGGGCAAG GTGTCTTACGAGGATGTGGACCACCTGCGGCCCCATGGGGTGCTGGATAACACCCGGGTGCCCCACTTCATGCAGGACTTGGCGCGCTACCGGCAGCAGCTGGAGCACATCATGGCCACCAACCGGCTGG